Proteins encoded in a region of the Hypomesus transpacificus isolate Combined female chromosome 17, fHypTra1, whole genome shotgun sequence genome:
- the LOC124479467 gene encoding uncharacterized protein LOC124479467 — protein sequence MPLKKKCKRGRNLKAADPACSSLSYFSLSTAPHSTPCHIPSPSSCPTPTFTISDFPPLPTHGSSVFRPCESLSQSLPVSSCETMISHSHSKASETMFTLPLKSVRCAPIPHCSDGDSHHGMIPETIPETIPETISETISETISETIPEIIPESPLKALQSYAKCDLNNVVLSNTVAVRHTRGCVQGLFHQGHQMFGENADFQCVRNSLTAMLMNKLKSVCTWKSSDLDDILVNGNNMYMSLQKCGQIVGNNSLLMISVLPKSYVLHNVGFTINHGHAFSGKVGLHEYDPGLVNISVSLYEAMQRILLTDESCFLTLTLSTCAIIKYVNGFAVFDSHSRSYDGLVSSTGKSVVCFYETFDDMYNQHINKLALSMNAFGKPFEKKTYAQMEYEFEKKGNMQHNQR from the exons ATGCCACTTAAGAAGAAATGTAAAAGAGGACGTAACCTCAAGGCTGCTGATCCTGCATGCAGTTCCTTGTCTTATTTTTCTCTATCCACTGCTCCCCACTCTACCCCATGTCATATCCCATCTCCCTCTTCATGCCCCACCCCAACCTTCACCATCTCtgactttcctcctcttccgacCCATGGGTCATCTGTTTTCAGGCCCTGTGAGTCTCTTTCACAGTCTCTGCCTGTGTCGAGTTGTGAGACCATGATTTCACATTCTCATTCAAAGGCCAGTGAGACAATGTTCACGCTGCCTCTAAAATCTGTAAGGTGTGCGCCAATACCACACTGTTCTGATGGTGACTCTCACCATGGAATGATACCTGAAACAATACCTGAAACAATACCTGAAACAATATCTGAAACAATATCTGAAACAATATCTGAAACAATACCTGAAATAATACCTGAATCTCCCTTGAAAGCATTGCAATCCTATGCTAAATGTGATCTTAACAATGTTGTGCTTTCAAATACAGTGGCTGTAAGGCACACAAGAGGATGTGTTCAAGGATTGTTTCACCAAGGACATCaaatgtttggagaaaatgcaGATTTTCAATGTGTGAGAAACAGTTTAACAGCAATGTTGATGAATAAACTGAAAAGTGTGTGCACATGGAAAAGTAGCGACCTAGATGATATTCTTGTTAATGGAAACAATATGTATATGTCATTGCAGAAATGTGGTCAGATTGTAGGCAATAACAGTTTGTTGATGATCAGTGTTTTGCCCAAATCATATGTGCTGCATAATGTCGGTTTCACAATAAATCATGGGCATGCATTTTCTGGTAAAGTTGGACTACATGAGTATGATCCAGGTTTGGTAAATATATCTGTAAGCCTTTATGAAGCCATGCAGAGAATCCTGCTAACAGATGAGAGCTGTTTTTTGACATTAACTCTAAGCACATGTGCCATTATCAAATATGTTAAtggttttgcagtgtttgattCTCATTCACGGAGTTATGATGGGCTTGTTAGTTCAACAGGGAAAAGTGTTGTTTGTTTCTATGAAACGTTTGATGATATGTATAATCAGCACATAAATAAACTTGCATTGTCAATGAATGCCTTTGGGAAACCATTTGAG AAAAAGACCTACGCCCAAATGGAATATGAATTTGAGAAAAAGGGCAACATGCAGCACAATCAAAGATGA